In Sphingobacterium thalpophilum, a genomic segment contains:
- a CDS encoding outer membrane beta-barrel protein produces MKRVGQLLLLLLFCFCGIVHAQSRIEGKISDVKDQLKLHNATIMLLTAKDSILTNFTRSDEQGKFSLERPDTGQYFIIVTYPKYGEYYAEILPGQHYNNLSIGMTSSATLLEEVIVMGRVPISIKGDTTEYDAGSFKVEKNAKVEDLLKVLPGITVDASGKITAQGKTVKKMLVDGEEFFGDDPILVSRNIRSDMVDKIQVYEKKSDKAEKTGIDDGERTQTINVKLKEEARRGIFGKVDVGGGSDKFYAGQGFLNYFNQSFKASAYLIASNTGKTGLSYDEVNSMGGDYNGGDNFNGEGIPKSLNTGFLYSDKTANKKHAWRIDYKHIRSDVDLDRSVFTRNAARDTILTSNSSTLASNENRKHNIGLKYEFKVDSMSDLTVWAGANKRHDNSSSETQSTTVNQFDQKINYNMRKFTNDSKSEQYNASALYVRRFKKKGRSLSFNYFTSGNKQDGEQDLFSKLKFYKEGNAERDSTLDQKKFVKNSSFSTGGEFAYSEPISKKMILSFEYGLNLNRNNNAVRSFDKNQHTGTFDRLDSLYSNDFLYKTIKNTYNFAINYKPLEKLVVNVSNKFENSNLSQLNRMENSRLSRSFFVYNPVANVNYEIQKNKSINLEYQGTNGLPSLNQIQPLRSNLDPLNEYLGNENLKPSYTNNLNLSFRTYSVLEDKFIGIFLSASRTNNALVQNTTIDSLGKTTFVWGNLNHNSNNQISIRPMYYGKLWKKIQLRHGGGPSVSFSNNYNYVNTVLANAKVQRYAINYSLQRSTTKGLDFGIELSPGYLIQDNSIGEMEDSKGFTFSSEGNLKYFLPAKFIVRADFSYTYQAPTAVYSKKFERFVLSPALSKKFRKDEKLELTFMVNDLFKQNVGFDRSQNGTLLTERRYNTISRYYMVKLTWEINKMLVKSK; encoded by the coding sequence ATGAAAAGAGTGGGGCAACTACTTTTACTTCTTTTATTCTGTTTCTGCGGAATAGTTCATGCTCAATCCCGTATTGAAGGAAAAATCAGTGATGTAAAGGATCAGCTTAAGCTGCATAATGCAACCATTATGTTGTTAACTGCCAAAGATTCTATTTTGACCAATTTTACCCGTTCAGATGAACAAGGTAAGTTCTCTCTTGAGCGACCAGATACGGGACAATATTTTATCATTGTAACCTATCCGAAGTATGGTGAATATTACGCGGAGATCTTGCCAGGGCAGCATTACAATAACCTATCTATTGGAATGACCAGCAGCGCAACCTTGCTGGAGGAAGTCATTGTAATGGGACGGGTGCCCATTAGTATCAAGGGGGACACAACGGAATATGATGCTGGAAGTTTTAAAGTGGAAAAGAACGCCAAAGTTGAAGATTTGTTGAAAGTCTTACCTGGGATCACCGTCGATGCCTCTGGAAAAATTACTGCCCAAGGAAAAACAGTGAAGAAAATGCTTGTTGACGGGGAGGAGTTCTTTGGTGACGATCCCATTTTAGTAAGCCGGAATATTCGTTCTGATATGGTTGATAAAATTCAGGTTTATGAAAAGAAGTCTGATAAGGCTGAGAAAACAGGAATTGATGACGGTGAACGTACACAGACAATCAACGTGAAACTAAAAGAGGAAGCTAGACGCGGAATATTCGGAAAAGTTGATGTCGGTGGAGGTAGCGATAAATTCTACGCTGGACAGGGCTTTTTGAACTATTTTAATCAATCGTTTAAAGCTTCGGCTTATTTGATTGCAAGCAATACCGGGAAGACCGGTCTCAGCTATGATGAAGTGAATAGTATGGGGGGAGATTACAATGGCGGTGATAATTTTAATGGCGAAGGTATTCCCAAATCCTTGAATACAGGATTTTTATATTCGGATAAAACCGCTAACAAAAAACATGCTTGGCGGATCGACTATAAGCATATCCGATCTGATGTTGATCTGGATCGCAGTGTGTTTACGCGCAATGCGGCACGCGACACGATATTGACTAGCAATAGCAGCACATTGGCGTCAAATGAGAACAGAAAGCATAATATTGGTTTGAAATATGAATTTAAGGTCGATTCCATGTCGGATTTAACGGTCTGGGCAGGTGCAAACAAAAGACATGATAATAGTTCTTCAGAGACACAATCAACTACTGTAAATCAATTTGATCAAAAGATCAACTATAACATGCGGAAGTTTACGAACGATTCTAAGTCAGAACAGTATAATGCCTCAGCACTCTATGTAAGACGTTTTAAAAAGAAAGGCCGTTCGTTATCATTCAACTATTTTACATCGGGTAATAAACAGGATGGTGAGCAAGATTTGTTTTCTAAACTCAAATTTTACAAAGAAGGGAATGCTGAAAGAGATTCGACTCTCGACCAGAAGAAATTTGTGAAAAACAGCTCTTTTTCCACGGGCGGTGAATTCGCTTATTCCGAACCGATTTCAAAAAAGATGATCCTTTCTTTTGAATATGGATTGAATCTCAACAGAAATAACAACGCAGTTAGATCTTTCGATAAAAATCAGCATACCGGTACTTTTGATAGGCTAGATAGTTTGTATAGCAATGATTTCTTATATAAAACGATAAAAAACACCTATAATTTCGCAATTAATTATAAACCCCTGGAAAAGCTAGTGGTCAATGTCTCGAATAAGTTTGAAAACAGTAATCTGTCACAGTTAAACCGGATGGAAAATTCGAGACTCTCACGATCTTTTTTTGTCTATAATCCGGTGGCTAATGTTAATTATGAAATACAAAAAAATAAATCGATCAATCTGGAATATCAGGGTACCAATGGTTTGCCTTCTTTAAATCAGATCCAGCCACTCCGGTCGAATTTGGACCCTTTGAATGAATATCTAGGTAATGAAAATTTGAAACCCTCCTACACCAATAATTTGAATCTAAGCTTTAGAACGTATTCCGTATTGGAAGATAAGTTTATAGGTATATTTTTGAGTGCCTCACGTACCAACAATGCTTTGGTGCAAAATACAACGATTGATTCATTGGGCAAGACGACATTTGTCTGGGGAAATTTGAATCATAACAGCAATAATCAAATTAGCATCAGGCCAATGTATTACGGCAAATTATGGAAAAAAATTCAATTGAGACATGGTGGCGGTCCATCGGTATCTTTCAGCAACAATTATAACTATGTCAATACTGTTTTGGCGAATGCCAAAGTTCAGCGTTATGCGATCAATTATAGTCTACAGCGATCGACCACCAAAGGCTTGGACTTTGGTATTGAATTGTCTCCAGGATATCTTATACAAGACAATTCCATCGGTGAAATGGAAGATAGTAAGGGATTTACGTTTTCATCTGAAGGAAACCTAAAGTATTTTCTTCCGGCTAAATTTATTGTGCGGGCAGATTTTAGCTATACGTATCAGGCACCCACGGCGGTGTACAGTAAAAAATTTGAACGATTTGTGCTGAGCCCTGCATTGTCAAAAAAATTCCGAAAAGATGAAAAGCTCGAATTGACCTTTATGGTTAATGACCTCTTCAAACAGAATGTGGGTTTTGACAGAAGTCAAAATGGAACACTACTGACCGAACGCCGATACAATACAATCAGTAGATATTATATGGTTAAGCTCACTTGGGAAATAAATAAAATGCTCGTAAAATCGAAATAA
- a CDS encoding GLPGLI family protein, with translation MLKYIFFLFFCCSAFGLKAQYTLFGRSGTISYDKTMYMKNIVSKKFIAKADDNSKQFFERIIPRLPESAVLKKSMKFNTTETLFESVKDESLDAEIKQYIMMLALDFDASTLSNMSNRSFLRYNDIVGEKIIVQDSMKRIKWKITDEYREIAGYNCRRANGITPDSIYVIGYYCNEIPISGGPESINGLPGMILGLVVPSQHVSYFATKVELSNTVVMDKKKFENTKVKRMTRKAMTDQITSVLSQHMNKETVQFIMELGNL, from the coding sequence ATGTTAAAATATATCTTTTTTCTCTTCTTCTGTTGTTCAGCCTTTGGTCTTAAAGCACAGTATACGTTGTTTGGTCGATCGGGAACTATTTCCTACGATAAGACGATGTATATGAAGAATATCGTAAGTAAAAAATTCATCGCTAAAGCCGATGATAACTCAAAACAATTTTTTGAGCGTATAATACCGAGGTTACCAGAAAGTGCCGTGTTAAAGAAGTCTATGAAATTTAATACCACGGAGACTTTGTTTGAGTCGGTAAAAGACGAGAGCCTGGATGCGGAGATTAAGCAGTATATTATGATGCTTGCGCTAGACTTTGATGCATCCACACTTTCAAATATGTCCAACCGATCTTTTTTGAGATACAATGATATTGTAGGTGAAAAAATTATTGTTCAGGATTCCATGAAGCGTATCAAATGGAAAATCACCGATGAATACCGTGAGATCGCTGGGTACAATTGCAGGAGAGCCAATGGTATTACACCGGATTCCATTTATGTCATTGGATATTACTGCAATGAAATTCCGATCAGTGGTGGCCCAGAGTCCATCAATGGTCTCCCTGGAATGATTTTAGGCTTGGTGGTACCTAGTCAGCACGTTTCCTATTTTGCAACAAAAGTTGAACTCAGCAACACCGTAGTGATGGACAAAAAGAAATTCGAGAATACCAAAGTCAAACGAATGACAAGAAAGGCCATGACAGATCAGATTACAAGTGTGCTGTCTCAACACATGAATAAAGAAACTGTTCAATTTATTATGGAACTTGGCAATTTATAA
- a CDS encoding outer membrane beta-barrel protein has protein sequence MKRVLQMLLFFIFAIPGLALGQSKIAGKISDVKDQLKLSDATVMLLTAKDSILTGFTRSDENGLFSLAKPDTGSYVLIVSYPKYGDFYTEIQSGVDYSKLAIGLTNTATLLQEVIVTGRIPITIKGDTTEYDAGSFKVEKNAKVEDLLKALPGITVDASGKITAQGKTVKKVLVDGEEFFGDDPTLVTRNIRSDMVDKVQVYEKKSEQAERTGVDDGQREQTINVKLKEGSKNGMFGKALLGGGTDDYYMGQLMLNKFKGSQKISVYGLFGNNGTTSMNWQDAQKYGGDSGVSYGDDGSMSWSNFTDPFSGQGVIGVPKAINSGVNFSDKFDKDKHTVNINYKYGRLSSDGNDETITTGLINNKSVKNIDSENDQHRANLKYDLKLDSLNLLTIRGGASRKNLWSDNKREAYQFGQNADTTIAENTRELVKNNINEFNLSTYFTHKFKKKGRSFTFDGQWKRNEMKGTGHLNSDLRNYSLKTDSTTDQSKVRNNTSDVLSASISYTEPLSKIWNLVVGTGIEQSNSSSIVESFNIDGAGNYTQLDRRFSNNYDFDRSSNRYKLAIVHTTEKFKFTVANNFNNDKLKQFNNYTSMGITRSYFTYNPNVSAGYSFTKTKGLWMNYTGKNQLPSLSQIQPILDNSDQINRYLGNENLKPSFRNSLNLNYNSFRVLTGNYVYVGGNISTEKNPITQNIDTLKGINTYTWNNVDGKTNTSLNVWSGVYFKLSKKLGLSNSPQFYVNMSDNYNMFNHQLNKVNTTNFNFTYNFKRDTKTGLNFDLNFSPQYRLMKSSLERNTNSNGFVFASNGSVEYFFNKTFKVYTNYIYSYEAATKAFDEKFEQFLLHPGVSKKFLKNESLVLDFMINDVLNQNKGFSRSASTSVFTQRRYDTIRRYYMLKLSWDFTKMFL, from the coding sequence ATGAAAAGAGTTTTACAAATGCTCTTATTTTTCATTTTTGCTATTCCTGGTCTGGCTTTGGGTCAATCCAAGATTGCTGGAAAAATAAGTGATGTAAAGGACCAACTAAAGTTATCAGACGCAACAGTTATGCTATTGACTGCTAAAGATTCTATATTAACAGGCTTTACCCGGTCTGATGAAAATGGTCTATTTTCCTTAGCCAAGCCCGATACAGGATCTTATGTGCTTATTGTGAGTTACCCCAAGTATGGTGATTTTTATACGGAGATCCAATCCGGTGTGGATTATTCCAAATTGGCTATTGGTCTAACAAACACAGCTACATTATTACAAGAAGTCATCGTTACGGGCCGTATCCCAATCACCATTAAAGGTGATACCACTGAATATGACGCCGGCAGTTTTAAAGTTGAGAAGAATGCCAAAGTTGAAGACCTGTTGAAAGCTTTGCCCGGCATCACGGTTGATGCATCTGGAAAGATTACTGCACAAGGTAAAACAGTCAAAAAAGTATTGGTAGACGGCGAGGAATTTTTTGGCGATGATCCGACGCTGGTAACGCGCAACATCCGATCGGATATGGTGGATAAAGTTCAGGTTTACGAGAAAAAATCCGAGCAGGCAGAGCGAACAGGAGTGGATGATGGTCAGCGTGAGCAAACGATCAATGTAAAGCTAAAAGAAGGCTCTAAAAATGGCATGTTCGGAAAAGCGCTTCTTGGTGGTGGAACCGACGACTACTATATGGGGCAATTGATGTTGAACAAGTTTAAGGGTTCGCAAAAAATATCAGTTTATGGGCTTTTCGGTAATAATGGTACCACGAGCATGAACTGGCAGGATGCCCAAAAGTATGGTGGTGATTCAGGTGTATCCTATGGTGATGACGGATCGATGAGCTGGTCTAATTTTACGGATCCTTTTTCTGGACAAGGAGTTATTGGTGTACCTAAAGCCATAAATTCGGGCGTTAACTTCTCGGATAAATTTGATAAAGATAAACATACAGTCAACATTAACTATAAATACGGAAGACTGAGCAGTGATGGAAATGATGAGACGATTACAACAGGTTTGATCAATAACAAATCGGTGAAGAATATAGATTCCGAAAATGACCAGCATCGTGCGAATCTGAAATATGACCTGAAATTAGATTCGTTAAATCTCCTAACCATACGAGGTGGAGCATCAAGAAAGAATCTTTGGTCAGATAACAAACGTGAAGCTTATCAGTTTGGCCAAAACGCAGACACAACCATTGCCGAGAATACAAGGGAATTGGTGAAAAATAATATCAACGAGTTCAACTTGAGTACCTATTTTACCCATAAATTCAAGAAAAAGGGACGTTCTTTTACATTTGATGGTCAATGGAAAAGAAATGAAATGAAAGGTACTGGGCATTTAAATTCTGACCTGAGAAATTATAGCTTAAAAACAGATTCAACTACAGATCAAAGTAAGGTACGTAACAATACAAGTGATGTGCTAAGCGCTTCAATTTCCTATACCGAACCTTTGTCCAAAATTTGGAATCTTGTTGTGGGAACTGGAATTGAGCAAAGTAATAGTAGTTCCATCGTGGAGTCTTTCAATATTGATGGAGCCGGAAATTACACGCAATTGGATCGTCGTTTCAGTAATAACTATGATTTTGATAGAAGCAGCAATAGGTACAAATTGGCTATAGTCCATACAACTGAAAAATTTAAGTTCACGGTGGCTAATAATTTCAATAATGACAAATTGAAACAGTTCAATAACTATACAAGCATGGGGATTACAAGAAGTTACTTTACTTACAATCCAAATGTAAGTGCAGGCTATTCCTTTACAAAAACTAAGGGGTTATGGATGAATTATACCGGTAAAAATCAATTGCCTTCTTTGAGTCAGATCCAACCGATATTAGACAACTCAGACCAGATTAATCGCTATTTGGGAAATGAAAACCTAAAACCTTCTTTTAGAAATTCATTGAATCTGAATTATAATTCGTTCCGTGTGTTGACCGGGAATTACGTGTATGTCGGCGGTAATATTTCTACCGAAAAGAATCCGATTACGCAGAATATCGATACACTAAAAGGAATCAATACATATACTTGGAATAATGTTGATGGTAAGACAAATACTTCGCTGAACGTATGGTCTGGAGTTTATTTCAAGTTGAGCAAAAAACTTGGCTTGTCCAACTCGCCACAGTTTTATGTGAATATGAGTGACAACTATAACATGTTCAATCACCAATTGAATAAAGTAAATACGACGAACTTTAATTTTACGTATAATTTTAAAAGAGATACCAAGACAGGTTTAAATTTTGACCTGAACTTTAGTCCACAATATCGTTTGATGAAATCAAGTTTGGAACGCAATACCAATAGCAATGGTTTCGTATTCGCTTCCAACGGAAGTGTGGAGTATTTCTTCAACAAAACATTTAAGGTTTACACGAATTATATCTACTCCTATGAGGCAGCGACCAAAGCTTTTGATGAGAAGTTTGAGCAGTTTTTGTTGCATCCGGGTGTAAGCAAGAAATTCTTGAAAAATGAATCGTTGGTGTTGGATTTTATGATCAATGATGTTCTTAACCAAAACAAGGGCTTTAGTCGTTCGGCATCGACTTCTGTCTTTACGCAACGTCGATATGATACGATACGCAGATATTATATGCTTAAACTATCATGGGATTTTACAAAAATGTTTTTATAA
- a CDS encoding RNA polymerase sigma factor, translated as MDEIYIRKVLSGDVESYRYFIKTYKDMAFSVALSIVKEEHLAEDAVQDAFIKCYQSLSSFKGKSKFSTWFYRIVVHVAFNAVRHKKLDLVNFDLSHHDTSHEDSVLDEIIAHERKEMINDALTILPARESVALRLFYLEEQSMDEIQEIMGWTLANTKVILHRARKNMQIILSQLIKKAEYYG; from the coding sequence ATGGATGAAATCTATATTCGAAAAGTTCTGTCAGGTGATGTGGAGTCTTATCGTTATTTTATAAAAACGTATAAGGATATGGCATTTTCTGTCGCTCTTTCTATTGTGAAGGAAGAGCATTTGGCAGAAGATGCCGTTCAGGATGCATTTATAAAATGCTATCAATCGCTGTCTTCCTTTAAAGGGAAATCTAAATTTAGTACCTGGTTTTACCGGATTGTGGTGCATGTGGCTTTTAATGCCGTTCGACATAAGAAACTGGACCTGGTCAATTTTGATCTTTCCCACCATGACACATCGCATGAGGATTCTGTATTGGATGAAATAATCGCGCATGAAAGAAAAGAAATGATCAACGATGCACTCACTATCCTGCCCGCCCGGGAGTCTGTTGCATTACGTTTATTTTATTTAGAAGAACAGTCTATGGATGAAATTCAGGAAATTATGGGCTGGACATTGGCAAATACAAAAGTGATCTTACACCGGGCCCGTAAAAATATGCAGATCATCTTAAGTCAGTTAATTAAAAAAGCAGAGTATTATGGATAA